The Lolium perenne isolate Kyuss_39 chromosome 6, Kyuss_2.0, whole genome shotgun sequence genome segment TGTAAGTTTTGGATTGGAAGTGCTACGTCATGGATTAGAGCGATGTTGCAGCTACGGCAAGACTGCGGTAGTTGGCTCTTGGACGTGTCCACTGTATCGTgtctgtattttttttttttttttgtaacaaTAGGATGTGACGGGTGGTTTATTCGGTGCTCTTCCGCGGCGCTAACCAGGTTTCCACCTGGTAGCTCGTCGCATAATTGGAGCTAAATTGTCGCCGGCGTGTGTGGCTGGCTGATTGCTCCGCTTGGACCTTGATGACTTTGCATGACCTTTTTGTGGTGTGGGCTTTGTCGACCGCTGATTGCGGTGGACTCGGAGATGGAGTCGCCTGGTCGGGGAGAACTCTGGCGCAATCATCCTAACACCGAAATATCTTGGCCACCATGCTTTTCACCTGGAGGAATGTATAGTATAGAGTAGTTATGAACCATGCTCTGCAGAACTTATCTCATTATTATTATTCTTCCGTCTTGTTCATCTACTAGCAAGACATTTCTTGTTCTCGAGGCATGCAGAAAGACAAGAAACATGCACAGCTCGTTCGAAGCACATTAAGCTTGCAGCAAGCAATCACACGCACCCTGCGCGCAAGAATTGAACCAGGCGGTCCAGGTTCTCGCTCGACGACccgccttccgccgccgccgccacggcctTCTCCTTCCACGCCGCCGCCTTGGCTCTCATGTCCTTGCCTTTCTCGCCGTCCATGGCCTCGAGCACGAGCCTCGCCACGTCCTCCCTGGTCACATCGTTGCCGATCTCCATCCCGATGCCCCACTTGGTGCACGCGTAGCGGCAGTTGGTCGGCTGCTCGGCGAAGAAGGGCCAGCAGACCATGGGCACGCCGGCGCACACGCTCTCCAGCGTGGAGTTCCAGCCGCAGTGCGTGAGGAAGAGCCCCACCGACGGGTGCGAGAGGACCTGCTCCTGCGGGCACCAGCTCGCAAGGACGCCCCTGTCTTTCGTGACGCGGATGAACTCCTCCGGCAGGACGGCCTTCTCGCCAGAGACGAGGTCCGGCCTGACGACCCACAGGAACGGCCGGCCGCAGCTCGCCAGGCCCCACGCGAACTCGGCGAGCTGCGCCGGGGTCACCACCGTGATGCTCCCGAAGTTGACGTACACGACCGAGCCGGGCCGCGCCTGGGCGTCCAGCCACCGGAGGCAGCTGGCGTCCTCCTTCCAGAGGTTCCCGCCGATCGCGTCGAGGTCGCCTCCGCCGGCGGCGGTTTTGGCGAATGTCTGGAGCGGGCCGACGGTGTACACGCGAGGGAACTCGCGGCGGAGCGCGTCGACGACGCCCTGCTCCAGCGCGTCGTAGGTGTTGAGGATGACCCCGCGGGCGCCGCGCGCGTTCTGCGCCTCGGGCCCGTCGTAGTTGAGCATGACGTCGTCCGGGTCCGTCGTTCGGATGAAGCTGGGGATGTCCCTCAGACGGACGCCCTCCATCCCCGGGATCCAGTCGATGGCCGTGTCCAGGTACCCGTTCGTCAGGTCACTCGCATCTGACACAAGTTACACAACACGATCTGACACAAGTTACACAACAAGATCTGACACAAGTTGCAGAAGAACATTCATGCTGATCTGATTATCTACAGGAGACCAACTCCAGAAAGTGGTACCTTTGAGTGGTACGTAGCCTCTCTTGACGAGCTCGGCGAACTGGAGGTAGCCCATGAAGCCGCAGGCGCTGGTGGTCCAGAACACCAGGGCGGGGACGCCCATCTCCTCGGCGACCCTCTGCGCGAAGCTCATGACGCCGTCGGCTATGACGCAGGTCACGGGCGGCGTCCCTGGCGTGCCGTTGAGCCGGACCAGCAGCTCCCCGAACGGCGCGGCGCTGTGCTTGGTGGTGGACAGGCAGAGGGCGGCGATGTCCTGCgtgacgtcgtcgtcgtcggacgGAGGGAGGCCGTCCGGGACGGCCTCGAACCGAAAGCCGGCGACGCCGTCCAGCGAGCCTGGGCCGCGGGatcggaggaggcggcggtggtTGTACTCGGAGTTGACGAAGGTGATGTGGAAACCCCTGGCGTGGAGCACCTTGGCGAGGTGCATCATGGGCGTGACGTGGCCCTGCGCCGGCTGCGGGATCAGCACCGCGTGCGGCTGCTGCAGCTCGGAGCTCATCGCCGCTCTCCGGTCTCGGTGATCCGGGTGGGGGGATGATCGGTGATCCGGGGGGGACTCGGTGCTGGCACGGTTGCTTGCTAGCTAGTAATTTGTACTGGAGTAGGTGTGTGAATCCTGATATACGGTGGAGACAGGGTGGTTGCTGCCCGAAAACCTGTATTTAAAGTGGACGGTAACTACAGTAGCGATGTCATCTGTGATGTCCCCATGTGCTAACTCAGTACACTCACAAAGTTATGAAACCAAATTGAAACGTAACTGAAATACGATATTTTTGTGAAACGTATTGAAGTGACGTTAGCGGTCACATTAGCAGTTTCACTTTTTTGCAAGAATATTTCACAACGTAATGTTTTTTATGTATTAGTTTAGTTCATCACTTGTGTTTGaattattagttttatattaCTCCGTAGATAAATGTGAGAAGCTTCACCAATCTCAAAGTATTAGGTGAATGGTAGATATACCTCTTGTAGGTAAAATTGCTTTTAAAAACGCCGGGCCGGGTTGCGGCCTTGCTGACCGTCATGCCGGTATGATCCACTACTGGTCTAGATGCTTTCTTTGCTAACAATATTCAGCGTTATACAGTATTGTGCATCGCAAAAGTGATATCATTGCATTAGTAATGGCAACCTCACCTCCGACTGTGACGTTTAGACGACATTTATTCGGTCCGAGACTTCATGCATGGAACGCTTACTGTTGGGTTTGGAATCCATCCAGTTGTCTGAAGGGCAAGATGAATTTCGTTGGAACTTataatctaatggaaaattctctgtAAGTTCATTGTACAATGTCATCATCCAACCGGTAATACCAGTTGATAAAaacaagaagatttggaagatgaagataccgctCAAAATTAAGATTTTTGGCTGGTATTTGCGTCGAGGGGTAATcctaaccaaagataatcttgtgaaACATAATTGGCATGGGAGTACGCAGTGTATGTTTTGTCAACACGGTGAGACGATTAAACACGTGTTCTTCCAATGTTGCTTTGCCAGATCTATATGATCATGCATCCAAGTAGCTTCTGATCTGTATccccgactagtgtggccaaCATCTTCGGTAATTGGCTTCATGGGATCGATCATAGATTTAGAACGTTTATTGGGGTGGGGGCGCTTACCATTATATGGTCGCTATGGCTGTGTAGAAATAACAAAAAAATTAATGATAAGAATTGTTCTctcttgcaggttatctacaggtGTACCGCTACTCTCCGTCCGTGATCTGCAGAAGGTAGAGAAACGCGACCTGTTTACGGATgtatgtacacggttggaggacacggcgagagatactttttccctacatgagtggcagcataatctacggattggTCTTCACCTTAGGCGTCTTACATTTTCTCATGCTGATTTCTAATTCGCTTTTTTAGCAATCTAGAATATTGAGTTTCACTTAAACGgttgtgtgcatcttagctataCAGAGGTAGAGTGTAATTGCTTTTTACGAGAGTAATAAAGTCGTCCattttcaaaacaaaaaaaatacttTCTTTGCGCGTGGAGTACTACTGGTGTGTGGAGTAGTTGGATGAGTGACAAGAGGTTGCTGTCCTGGTGCGTGTGCGTGTCCCGCGGGGCGGGGTCCAAAAGCTCCACAAACGCGGCATTCCTCACGCGCACAATAAAGCTGGCGAGATGCTCGTGGAGTACACTTTCGTGCTTTGGTTGATTGCCCATACAATTCGGGCCGGGGGGTCACGGTAATGGCTTCCAGCGGCGCCGCACATGGGCGTGGATGCTGCACACCGACGCGGATCACTGTTTGGCTGCCTCGCCTTAAGGTAACCGCTCTCGTCGCATCCATCTCCACTCGACCCGGTAGGTTCAAAAACATGAAAATAGAGCGTCGGCCGGAAATAATGTTTTCTGTCGCCcgcaattttgttttattttggctCCGGCGCAGACCAACAAATTATTCGGTGTCTCCAAGTCGAACCCAATCCACGGAGAGGAGGGGGTGACGGGACCTCCGGATGGACGAAATAACGTTGGGCCAGCCTTGTCGGCGAGACTCTCAGAAATCCCTTCCCATCTCGTCCTCCTCACCTCGCGACAGCCTCCCTTGAGCCAGATCGGCGCCGCAACCACCCCTCGCTGCCTTTGTCCAGTACTCATCTATAGAAACCCCTTCACCGTCAAATATACTTTTCCACTTCTCTACTCTACGGCGCCGCCCATCGCAACGTCGTCCCTCTGCCGCTGGCCGCCTCCCGTCCACGTCCCCAACTGGCGAGGGAAGGCATCGGCGAAGGAACATCTATCGATCCTTGTTTCCTCCTGGCCATGATCGCCGAGGAGGATAAGCCAAGACTTGGTGGTTCCGGGCAGGGGTGCCGTAAGAGCAACCCGAGGCAGAGGATGGAAGGCTATTGCATGCTCTATGCCAACTACTTCACCGATGACATCCTTGCTACTTCCTCCGATCTTCTATACAAGGTCATAAACTCATGTTTCAAACACCAAGAAAACAAAGCAAACTAATAAATAGGATGAATAATTATGTGAAAATGACTCGTGCTCTGAGTTAATTAAATATATTACATGTGGTGTCTCTTTTTTTATAGATGCAACGCATCATTCACATTATTGAGTACCATGCTACGAGGTAAAAATCTAATCATTTTTCTCCCTCTGATTGATGAAAAATATACTACTAGGATATTCTCCATGTTCCTAGTACATCTAAAAATCTTCTATTAGTTCAAACTCACACTTAATAATAATATTTTACATGAGTTTCActcatatttcttttctattaaaGATCATGTCACAAGGAGAATTATGTTTCGGGTCCATGTTATGGTGGCTTCTACCGCTAATGCCCTTATCTATCGGGCCTTCCAAGCAAGTTTTCATCATAACAAAGTTGTCGTATTCTACGTGGCATCGTCGCTTAGGAGATCCATCATCCTTCGTGGTGCAACACATTTTTAGGAAACATCACATTTCTTATTCGCCTGAAATAAATCCATACATTTTTTATCCGTGTCAACTAGCTAAGAGTCATCAATTACCATATCATATCTCAACTAGTGTTTTCGTTGTTCATTTGGAGCAAGTGTTTTCTGATGTATGGGTCCAACATCTCTATTAGGAAGCACTCGTATTATGTAAGATTTATTGATGATTTCAGTAAATTCACTTGGATCTATAGTAGGATGATGGTCTACTTGCCACGTGGGCCGGTGGGCTCGTCCTTCATGGCGTTGTTGGGTCTGACACCACCGTTGTCGCCGGTGAAATCGACCAGCGACTTGCCGGAGTCGCAGATCGGCATGCTGATGATGACGTCCTCAACATTGCCCACCTACGTGATGTGTTTGTTGAACGTCTCCATCCAGACGACGTCAGGACCAGCGCTGAGGGCGATGAGGCGTTGCTAGCGGAGGAGCGCTGCCATCTCCGCGGCGATGtcagactcctcctcctcctccacctggaCACCGGTTCTAGGTGGCACAGGTCGCTGCTCTCGCCAGATGCCGCCTGCTGAGGCGTCTCGTGGATTGTTCGCGGTTGCACGGCGAAGGCGTCACAAACTACTCCTTCACTTCGCTCTTGGGCACGTGGTACGGGGGACACAGTGGGACGACGACGCGGAGCGCGCCGGTCCTGAATAAGACAAGCGGGAGGAAGACGACTTCGCTCTTGGACAGTGTCATAGTGCGGAATGAATAAAAATCCTCACGTATCCCAACAAAAACTATCCATCAATTTCAATTGTCCTAATTAAAAGCCCATACACTTTAGGCCCAAGCTCGAACCAACTTCTAGCCCAGAGGATGGCGTTCCCGGTCCGATCGAGTATTCCGTTTTCTTCTTCTTTACCGCCTGAAAGCCGAAACAACTCCGACTCGCCATGTGATTCCGTCGTTCCACCGTGCGTACAATCCGACTCGTGATCTGCTTCTCTCGTCCGAGAGGCACCGCGATTACATACAAAAAGGAGATTATCCAAATCCAACTTGAGTCGGACTGCAGACTCTCCCTGGCTTCTTCTCTATATAAACGTACGTACCTACTAGCTGGAAGACATAGAGCTACAGAGGCAAGGCGTGCGTACAGGTTCTTGTTCTATAGATCTGTCAAGAGGTACAACATACACGCTGCGTTAGCTCTCGATCGAGAGGCCTAAAAGGGAGAGGAGGCTCGCTCGATCTTTCAATCATCAATGGAGCAGGTGATGCCTGAGCAGGCCGTGCATAACCTACACCGCGAGGATCAAATTTTACAGGAACGCTCGATGTGCGAGTGCGGCATGCAATCCACTCCCCAGCGCACCGAAGAGTATGTTATTTGATCCGATCCGTCTTTTTGCTATCTACTACCTCTAGACGCATTTAATTGACGCATCCATCAGCTTAATGACATGCATGGCAGGTCTCCCtccgcgtcgattaaatccgaccggagggagtatattttaTAAGTTGATCTTAATTCTCGACTTCTCTGACCAACGCGTCTGGATGAATTGCAGGGAGCACGACGCCTCCATCATCTGCCATGTCCACCACGCTCTCCGCCACTACAACGCCAAAGACGAGGTAAGACATCCATCAAAACCATACCCCCACCTGCTCTATGCTGATTTCAGTAAATGATCATATACTATTTAGTACCACTATCGGTTGTTACTAACAGAAAGCACATGTATTACTTGGAATATCTCAGGGTTCAGACTTTGTGCCTGTCAAGCCGTTGATGGCTGCCAACGTAGGTTTCTGAGGCCACATTTGGGTCCACGTCAGCTTCCTGGCTTGCAGGGGCAAGATCACTAGTAGCAAACGGAGGCGCAACAAGGAAGATCCTGTCAAGCACTTCTTCGCCGAGCTACGCTACGACCACCACTTTGGCACACCAACAgttgaaacatgcaccatcgtcggtaagtgatacgtctcaaacgtatctataatttcttatgttccatgctacttttatgatgatactcacatgttttatacacactttatgtcatatttatgcattttgcggaactaacctattaacaagatgccgaagtgccagctgttttctgctatttttggtttcagaaatcctacaaaggaaatattctcggaattggacgaaatcaagcccacgaacttatatttcacggaagcttccagagcaccgaagagggaccagaggggaggcccagggcctccacacaacatggcggcgtggccagagggggggcgccccctactgtgtgggccctccaggacccttccgactccgcctcttcacctatttaaaccttcctgacctaaaacttcgagacgaataagccacgatacgagaaaagttccagagccgccgccatcgcgaagccaagattcggggacaaaagtctctgttccggcatgccgccgggacggggaagtgcccccggaaggcatctttgacataggcatcccaaatgggcctgccgaagatagtacccggggtttactgaaggcccactacccgaagaataagaggattcggaagcccaagatattattaaggaaagctagagttgtaatagaaagtcttatttgtaattttacgggatgagttagaaaccttcccggactttgtaacttgtacaaagatttaatccctcggctccgcctcctatataagggggagtcgagggacgcggaaatcatcgaatcattgtttacaaaccctagttttcataatcgtcgagtacttttcggctgaaaccttcgagatctacttgccctctacttccaactaaaccctagtctacaatccgtaggcattgacaagttaataccttgtcaattggcgccgtctgtgagaactagaggcgtaaggatctgatctcgatggcacgttcaagatcttcgacatcatcaactgcaagcaacgcgatggatcgaggtaaacagatcgctgctggtcctgtcgattttgttcctcacccaccctcccgtttggatgcatatgcgtatctggcggagcctatggagatgacgttcggaaggtttcgctttcgcgtcgagaaggaaggatcgtatcgtgtcgaaattccgatctcgtcgggatcatcgacggtcgattccgatttttcaagctatacatcgtcaaccgaatcaggagaagaagaaacttcgtcgtcacgctacatcagcatcagggcaagagagaaactcgccaagatcttcagcgacatgtcgtttgagtcatctgcggactcatatataagcgatggctcaagcagtgtcgacagttacgacttcatcgacaaatctactacagtgggccaggtcttcaccaatctcaacgatggtgtcaccaaacccaacatagatctgaatacaaaatatcatcagatttatgtcattggagagccaagcaatgaccaagaggaaacatctgaggctttcgacgatctgggaaatctatacgtcgatccctccgatctgcgacgaggcctgggcaataaatacgtcgggccacagccgcgacacagagttcgactcccgcaagcagcgtgggatagagccgcgagagctatggatggatcagaaccaatggccaccacagccacgccagaggaattacaagcatatcaatataggctcgcacgagctgcaagagaattggaaaaacaggcagctgagttaaacagaagaaaggaggcagctttcgcatccagcagagaagggcagagttgagtcgacaatctagaacttcgggtgatagccacagggaagctcggaacagagcaagatcaaggttacaacacatacccgaagcagaaagagagcacctggtccaaaacctcgacatgtcctttatgtcgatagatacaagaggaaacatcatccctaagacaccagaggctgggtatatggcgacacatgcttttatcctcgcatctaaaccacctccaggggatccaagggaaacactttacaacatggcgatagcaggagttggtgccatggggacggcgtttgtatcaacacctcccgaaggaacagcaaggcaaaatagtccacgacctgcggcagcagcagcagcagcagctcctgaaggaccaagtggagcaagagatacggcagcacaagcaagggtcgacagagcgcgacaaagcagaagagaacatcggcagtccccagagttaaacgacgaggatatgtgcggtttgccgtgcttcacgaggagagtgcgaaaaactcgagtaccttcgggattcaagttgcctgataatttcaaaaaattcgacggccttcaagatccagaagattggttagttgattatctcgggacggtgaaactcacaggaggaaccagagcaacagctatgcaaagcatccaggtgcatttgagtggagccgcacggtcttggataaagaaactccctccaggatctatcgacagttgggaaagcttcgaggacgtgttcgtcaagaacttcaggtccacgtgcaaaaaacctgcgtcgttagaggagttgagagcatgtcgacaaaagccagacgagccaatgagaaaatatatccaaaggtggaacatcatcaaaaactcagcagaaaatatatctgacgagagagcgatagatgtgttcgtcgcaggaatcaggcgtggagatttcgtcgaggacttgggaaggaccaacccaaagacagtatccgcgttaatggaaatagcaaacagatgggcagatggagaagatgctgtccacaacaaacggcacaggtcgccagaggaggaccgtggtcgaaattatcaaccgaggcgacgatttcctcggcagtacccgaactatgatgctccaggacaaatttcggcaggttttcgggcaaacacaggaggaaacaatagagatgattatcagagaagcaatgagcagcgaggcgataatagagacgattctcgaaacaacaggcaaaatagcgggcctaggttcccgaggcctttcgtgtctcctgaagagatgatgaatgggccgtgtcagatgcactttttcctcgacagcaacggaaaaagacagtcaggacatctgcagaaatattgtcgcaatttccaggcaatgttaaggtgggcagagcatgctaacgctcgagcagcacaaagaaatcctcgagaacccaggagcgagattcacttgccacctcctcccgcgattacagaagataatcgacatcagctcagaatagcggcagcacctccaccaccaccttacgttgatcctaactccaacggagcggtgtcgatgattcagaagggaaggccatccaatagagctcaaagtaatctcacgacggtgTTCATGGcgtaaaaatgcctccaccaacagtcgagtatcttaattggtcagggcaagatattggcttcaccatagcagatcatccgcagcaagttcctcgaccagggcagtcagcacttatcttaccagcagttattgcgggatttgatgtctctcgagtgttcatggaTGGCGGcaacagcttaaaccttatgtatgcagatacattgaggaagataaacatatccctagcaaaattgaagccaacagacacgaggttccatggtatcacaccggagaaaccaagttatccattggggaagatcaatctcgacgttcagtttggaacccgagagaattatagaatcgagaagctggaatttgaagttgtggattttccgtcgcagtaccacgctctgttgggacgaccagcatatgctagatgtatggcggtaccacactatacatacctgttgtggaggatgcctggaccgaagggaccaatcacagtcaaaggaagcttcgccttagccgataagtgcgataaggattttcatcggatatcagaaactttcgggatgcaagctgagtatttggcgtcaaggagtatgactgactacgacgtgctgccagacgttggaaggccaaataaagaatcaactttcaataccgagaaaattctaaggaggtgcagattcacccgacagacccgaaaaagacgacgtccatcgcaaacgacatggacctcgcataggaaagcgcgctcgtcgagttcctccgtgagaactggaaaatcttcgcatggtgcccagctgacatgccaggagtacccagggaacttgccgagcaccacctaaacttggatccactagcgagaccaatcaaacaacccttgcggcgtttttcggaaccaaaccgcaatgccatgctgtcagaaatcgatcgactacgagaagctggtttcatcaaggagttgcacacagaagccacatgggtagcaaatcctgtgttggtgccgaagaaaaacactaaggtccttcgcatgtgcgtcgactttacgtgtctcaataaacattgtccaaaggatcactttcccctcccgaggatcgatcaaattatcgactccatggctggatgtgaacgtctttccttcctggacgcatattctggttacaaccagatcagattgaaagaagaagatgaagtaaagacagcgttcatcacaccttatggcgtgttttgttacagaacaatgccctttggtctgaaaaacgcgggagcaacatatcagaggatgatgcagaagtgtttggcgacacagattgggaaaaacgtgcaagtatacatcgacgatgtcgtcataacgtcaaaaaagggggcaacgctgatcgaggatctcaaggaaacctttgacaacctcgacaaattctgcctcaagctgaacccgacgaagtgttcttttagcGTTCAGCGggagaacttcggggtttctagtttcagcaagagggattgaagcaaatcccgacaaaatacaagctatcgtaacaatgaggaagccaacaaagttgaaagaaatacagcagctaatcaagcgagtcgcagctctgagcagattcgtcgccaggctgggagaaaaagcgttac includes the following:
- the LOC127305839 gene encoding 7-deoxyloganetin glucosyltransferase; the protein is MSSELQQPHAVLIPQPAQGHVTPMMHLAKVLHARGFHITFVNSEYNHRRLLRSRGPGSLDGVAGFRFEAVPDGLPPSDDDDVTQDIAALCLSTTKHSAAPFGELLVRLNGTPGTPPVTCVIADGVMSFAQRVAEEMGVPALVFWTTSACGFMGYLQFAELVKRGYVPLKDASDLTNGYLDTAIDWIPGMEGVRLRDIPSFIRTTDPDDVMLNYDGPEAQNARGARGVILNTYDALEQGVVDALRREFPRVYTVGPLQTFAKTAAGGGDLDAIGGNLWKEDASCLRWLDAQARPGSVVYVNFGSITVVTPAQLAEFAWGLASCGRPFLWVVRPDLVSGEKAVLPEEFIRVTKDRGVLASWCPQEQVLSHPSVGLFLTHCGWNSTLESVCAGVPMVCWPFFAEQPTNCRYACTKWGIGMEIGNDVTREDVARLVLEAMDGEKGKDMRAKAAAWKEKAVAAAAEGGSSSENLDRLVQFLRAGCV